The Setaria viridis chromosome 6, Setaria_viridis_v4.0, whole genome shotgun sequence genome includes the window GTAGGTgtgtctttttcctttttcatttcAGAGCTGTGGTAGGCTTGTGGCTGTTGCTGTAGACTTGGAGAAGACAAACAGGAAGGGGATGGAGCTAACGAGCATCCCCTACCTtgcatcatcttcctcctccagcttcTTCTACTCTAGCTACAGTCGCTGTACCTGCAGGTGATGCTAGCAACCTCTCTCATTTCTTATGCAAATGATTCATTCATGTGTACATGGAAACAAATAACCTTAGAAATCATGATGTGCAGGGGTAAAAGAGATGGGAAGCTGGTGATAACAGCTTCTGCTGCTGGTGGTAGGTGTGTTGCTGATTTGGCATGTTCACAACTCTTTGAGCAGGAAAATGAAGATGCCCTTTCAGGTACATCGCAGTTGTTATGTTTTGCATTTGAGTTAGATGGGTATATGTCTCCTGGTTCCAAATCATTTCAATGAACTCAATCTGTAAGTGTCTGATTGATGTCAGtggaacattttttttgttgcttaGGGAGAATCCACACCACGAAAATCAGTATGGTCAACTAAAATTTTCTTTGTATCTTGGCTCCAGGTTCTAGATCTTCCTGGCATTATAGAAGGAGAGAGTTTGCTTCTGCCATTTTGCTCCCTTTTCTGCTTCCTCATATTGACATTTCGAGCGCGTAAGTGCATTATGCAACTACCTTCCTGTTTGTATTATATCACTGAATTTCCATAGTTATTCTGTTCTTAAAGTTTTTAACAGAAATTCATAAGAGCTTCTTATTGATGTTTCAAATGGTAAACATTATGCGAACATCAGTTTAGAAGAAGTATGTAGAGCCATCGATGAATCTAGTATACGGTGATCCGTAGAAAAGAAACCATCCTCAAAGCTGTTTCTTGCTCCTAAAACAATAGTGTGATATCTATAAGAGAAGTTGATTGTAGTTATTTTCTCAGGGCTGAGACATACAATGGATCAGTCATTCGAAGTGGTGTAAGGAATGTTTTAACCAAGGCCAAGGCTGCTGGTGTGCTTCGTTTGGTTTTCCATGATGCAGGGACTTTTGATGTTAGTGAGAAATCAGGTTAGCTTTCTTGATATCTTTACTGATATAAGGCTGACATAGCACCCTATCAAATTCTTTTGGAGTAAAAAGATGATGGATAAAATTGTTGAGATTAAAATATTAGCTCCTGAGCAAGGTTGAATATatgtaaaagaaaatagaaaatgtaAATGTAATATGATGTGTATGTTGATATCAGTATCTTTCAGGTGGCATGAATGGCTCTATAATTTATGAAGTTGACAGACCTGAAAATACTGGGCTAAGTAGATCCATAAAGGTTTACCCTCTTGAGAGTGTTTTTCAGACAAGCACGATCCTTTTTTTCGAGTGCCTTATATAATGTGATATTTATTGAGGAATACTATGTTACCATCTTATGGCTGCTTAATTGCTTCATAACTGAACAGATATTaggaaaagcaaaagcaggAATCGATGATATACAGAAAGGTATTTAAATTCACATCGCTTGCAGCTTTGCTTCCTGTATGAAACTTCAGTTTTCACTTTGTCAAATTTACTGATGCATTTGCTGATAGTGTCATGGGCGGACTTGATTGCTGTGGCTGGTGCTGAGGCAGTTGCGCTCTGTGGTGGGCCTGAAATTCCAGTAAGGCTAGGACGATTAGATTCCAGGTGCAACATCGTAATCATTTTTTATTGAACAATTCTTTGCAAATTGCATTGTTAAGAAAAAAAGTTATTCTAGATTGCTTTTCTGTT containing:
- the LOC117861934 gene encoding putative L-ascorbate peroxidase 6, with translation MELTSIPYLASSSSSSFFYSSYSRCTCRGKRDGKLVITASAAGGRCVADLACSQLFEQENEDALSGSRSSWHYRRREFASAILLPFLLPHIDISSAAETYNGSVIRSGVRNVLTKAKAAGVLRLVFHDAGTFDVSEKSGGMNGSIIYEVDRPENTGLSRSIKILGKAKAGIDDIQKVSWADLIAVAGAEAVALCGGPEIPVRLGRLDSSTADPAGKLPEETLDAAALKTLFSTKGFSTQEMVALSGAHTIGGKGFGSPIVFDNSYFKVLLEKKPQTSSSGMEAMVGLRTDWALTEDEECLRWIRIYAEDQARFFDDFRDTYIKLVDSGATWRAA